GGGGAGAGGGAAATGGCCCGCGGCAGCATAATGACAATGCTGACGAAGATAGCAGCGAGACCGGCAACAAACCCAAATACGTAGCAAGTATAGACGATAGGCACCAGAAACAGGATACGGTCCACGGAATGACGGGTCAGTCCAAAGTGAAGACTGGGCGAGGATACCCCTTCAAGACCTATCTGTTCAATATAGTGAAGGAGGGTGAGGAATGCCAGAATCGCCAGGTTCACCCAGAAATGTGGGCTACCTGCAATCTGTTTCAGGCGAGCCCTTGCCTTCACGGCAACTCTTCCGGTCTCAGCCAACCCTTCTTCAGGCAGTAGACTACAGCTTCAGTGCGGGACCCAACCCCCAGCTTATTGAAGATGTTGCTTAAATGGGCCTGAACAGTGCGCACGCTCATCACAAGCTCCCTGGCAATATCCTTGTTGGCCCTGCCCCGGGCTGCTATTCGGAGCACCTCCATCTCCCGCTGGGTGAGAGTCTCAGTGGGGCGCTCCTCAGTGCTGGTGGCTCTGGACTTGGAGTAGGCGAGCATCTTGCGGAGCACGGCAGGGTGCAGCACCGACTCCCCACTGTGAAGGCCACGGATGGCCTGGACCAGCTCATCACCGCTTACACTCTTCAGCAGGTAGCCGCCGGCGCCGGCGTCCAGCAGGGAAAATATGAACTCATCATAGTCATAGGCCGTAAGGATTAGCACTGCTGTGGCTGGCAACGCAGCCTTGATTTCTCTGGTGGCTTCAACGCCGCTTACTTTCGGCATAGAGATATCCATGACAACCACATCGGGCTTCAGCTCCCGGGCCAGCCTTATCGCCTCCTCACCGTCTCCCGCCTCACCGACCACCTCCAGGTCATCTTCCCGTTCCAGGAGCTGGCGTGTGCCTTCCCTCACCACCACATGGTCTTCAGCAAGCAGAATCCTGATCTTGCCCATGCTCTCACCTTCCAATACAAGTCTAACCCCAATCCGCCCCTCCGGTCAATGAATAATGAATAAGGTTCTAGGGACCACCGTGGGACGGCAGCACTACGCCATTTGGCGTAGGCATTGGGCGAGGGGGCTCGCCTAATGCTTAGGCGACAACCCTTACGCAGAAATAGCGGCAAGAAATCGGCTTTATGGACAATGTGGCGAACGGTTTCTTGTGGTTAAATACTCTTGGGATAAGAAGAGTAGCTGAGGAGGCAAGGCCATGAGAGAGATTTACCGGACACAAAGGGAGTGGATGCCCCGGCAGTGGCTCGGTACGGGAGCCTATGTGGGCGCCCTGGGGGTTGCCACGGGCATAGTGGGCATGACCGGGGCTGCGTTCTACCTCGGCGAGAAGGTTGAGGCAGGCGCTGAGGCCCTGGGGGAAGGAGGCAAGGCCGTGAGAAGGTTTTATCAGAAGTATAGCAGGATGCCCTGGCGCTGGCTGGGCACAGGTATCTATGTGGTTGCCCTGGCCATCGCCACGGTAATAGTGGGCGCTGCCGCAGCGGTGTCCTTCATCCGCGAAAAGGCAGAAGCGGGCACTGAGGCCTGGCAGGCAAGACGAGCCGCGAGAAGGCAGCAGGTACCCCAGGTTGTAGAAACCCCTGCGGGCACCTACCCTGCTGAGGTAGCGGCCGGGGCCAGGAAGGTGACTGCCACCAGGGTGCGGGTCTTCAGCAAGCGGGTCGCTGCGGCCCCTGAGGCGGAAGAGGCAGTAAAAGAGGCGGAAGAAACCACGAGGCAGAGGTGACAGGGAGAGCCTTGGGCGGAGGGAAGCGGCTGTGAGGGAAAAGGAACTGCTTTGGGAGATGTACGAGGGCTTCTGGGAAGGAAGGGAG
This window of the Chloroflexota bacterium genome carries:
- a CDS encoding response regulator transcription factor — encoded protein: MGKIRILLAEDHVVVREGTRQLLEREDDLEVVGEAGDGEEAIRLARELKPDVVVMDISMPKVSGVEATREIKAALPATAVLILTAYDYDEFIFSLLDAGAGGYLLKSVSGDELVQAIRGLHSGESVLHPAVLRKMLAYSKSRATSTEERPTETLTQREMEVLRIAARGRANKDIARELVMSVRTVQAHLSNIFNKLGVGSRTEAVVYCLKKGWLRPEELP